From the genome of Candidatus Hydrogenedentota bacterium, one region includes:
- a CDS encoding YggT family protein — translation MHNPGFIPVLIHSAITLYMMAVLLRWTAPWLEVNVHQGRLAWIPRLTDPLLLRVRHILPPTGGMLDWSPIATLMGLWILRVLLAGS, via the coding sequence ATGCACAATCCCGGATTCATCCCCGTCCTCATACACAGCGCCATAACGCTCTACATGATGGCGGTATTGCTGCGTTGGACCGCGCCCTGGCTGGAGGTGAACGTCCATCAGGGGCGCCTCGCCTGGATTCCGCGCCTGACCGACCCCCTGCTGCTGCGGGTGCGGCATATCCTCCCCCCCACAGGCGGCATGCTGGACTGGTCCCCCATCGCCACGCTCATGGGCCTGTGGATACTGCGGGTGCTTCTGGCGGGAAGCTGA